The genomic DNA CGAACGCGAACGGGGCGAGCCCCACCAGGAGGAACAGCGCGATGCCCACGATCGCGCCGTCGAACGCTCCGCGCAGCAGCCGCTCGAGGTGGATGCGCCCCTGCAGGTCGGGCAGCAGCAGCCACGCCGCGCCGTAGGCGAGGAACGCGAGGGGGGCGAACAGCGCGAACACCACGAGCACGCCGCGCACCAGGATGGGGTCGATGCCGAGCCGCGCGCCGATGCCGGCGCAGACGCCGCCGATCCAGCCCGGAGTGCGCGGGACGCCCAGCGAGCGCAGCCAGCCGAAGAAGCCGGGAGCCGTCGGCGCCGCGTCGGGCGAGCCGGTCGCGCCCGGGGTACCCGCCGCGGGTCCGTCGGTCTCGGGAGGGGTCGAGGTCGATGCCATGCTCCGATCGTCGCGCACGCGGCATCCGTCGGGCCATCCGGAACCTCCCTGACCCGACCCTGAAACCCGACCCCGATCGGTGCCGCCGACCCGGCCGTCTGCTTGGATCGGAGCATGACCCAAGCTCCGCCCGCCCGGCGTGCTCCGGCGCTCGTGCGCCGCCGCGCGTGCCTGGTCTCGGGCGTGGCCGGCGGCCTCGCCGACCATCTCGGCTGGCCCGTGATGCTGGTGCGCGCCGTCTTCGTCGCGACCGCGCTGCTGGGCGGCGCGGGCGCGCTGCTGTACGCGTGGCTGTGGGCGTTCACACCCTGGGCGGATGCCTCGGGGCCCGACGATCCCGTGCGCCGCCGCGCGCCCGTGGCGGTGCTGCTCACCGTCGGGGCGGTGCTGGCCGCCCTCGTCGCGATCGTGCTGAGCCAGCAGCCGTACTCGCCGTGGTCGGTGCCCGGCGCGCCGCCCTGGCTCGCGCCCGTCGTGCTCGCGGTACTGCTCGCGCTCGCCGCCGCCGCCTGGGTCGGCTTCATCGACCGCCCCGACCCCGAACGCGGCCGTCGCACCGAGACGATCGTGCGCGTGGTGCTCACGGTCGCGCTCGGCGCGCTCGCGGTCGCACTGCTGCTCGGACAGGCGCTGCGCTGGTGGCCGTACATCGCGGTGCCTGCGGCACTCGGCGTGCTCATCGGCATCGGCCTCGTCTACGCGCCGGGGCTCGTGCGCGTGTGGCGCGACTTGAACGACGAGCGCGTGCGCCGCATCCGCGACGAACAGCGCAGCGCGATGGCCGCGCACCTGCACGACTCGGTGCTGCAGACCCTCGCGCTCATCCAGAACCGGGCGGGCGCGTCGAGCGAGGCCGGGCGGCTCGCCCGCGCGCAGGAGCGCGAGCTGCGCAGCTGGCTGTTCGAAGGGGAGGCGCCCGCCGACAGCGACCTCGCCACCGACCTGCGCGACTACGCCGCCGCGCTCGAGCTCGACTACCCCGTGCGCATCGAGGTGGTCGCCGTCGGCATGAGCGACGAGCGCGCGAGCGGCGAGCTCGCCGCGGCCGCGCGCGAGGCGATGCTGAACGCCGCCCGTCACGCGGGCGGCGACGTGTCGGTGTATCTCGAGGGAACGCCCGCCGCGGTCGACGTGTACGTGCGCGACCGCGGGCCCGGCTTCGATGCCGGCGCGGTGCCCGACGACCGGCTCGGCGTGCGCGAGTCGATCATCGGGCGGATGCGCCGTGCCGGCGGTCGCGCGGTCGTGAAGCCCGGGGCCGGGGGCGTGGGCACCGAGGTGCACCTGCGATTCGAGACGGAGTCCACCCGTGCCTGAGCCGACCCCCGAACCCCTGCGCGTCGTGGTCGTCGACGACCACTCCATCTTCCGGTCGGGTCTGCGCGCCGACCTCGACCCGACGATCAGCGTCGTCGGCGAGGCATCCGATGTGCCCTCTGCGGTCGCCGTGGTCGCCGAAACCCGGCCCGATGTCGTGCTGCTCGACGTGCACCTGCCCGGCGGCACCGACGCGACCGCGTCGGGCGGTGCGGAGGTGCTGCACCGGGTCGCGGCGGCGGTGCCCGACACGAGGTTCCTGGCGCTCAGCGTGTCGGACTCGGCCGAGGACGTCGTCGGCGTGATCCGCGCCGGTGCGCGCGGCTACCTCACCAAGGGCGCATCGGCCGACGAGGTGAGCCGCGCGGTGCACGCCGTCGCGGGCGGCGACGCGGTGTTCTCGCCGCGGTTGGCCGGATTCGTGCTCGACGCGTTCGGTGCGGCCGTCGGCGAGATCGCCGCGGCCGACGACGAGCTCGACCGGCTCTCGGCACGCGAGCAGGAGGTGATGCGGCTCATCGCCCGCGGGTACGCCTACAAGGAGGTCGCGGCGACGCTGTTCATCTCGGCGAAGACGGTGGAGTCGCACGTGTCATCCGTGCTGCGCAAGCTGCAGCTCTCGAGCCGGCACGAGCTCACCGCGTGGGCGACCGCGCGGCGGCTGCTGTAGCGGCGCGCGCCCGACAGTTCGGGGCGGGCGTCGTCGCGGACTCGGGAATCGAGGCCGGCCCGACCACGGGCGAGCGGGCGGGGCATCCGGCCGTTCCGTAGACTTGCCCGCATGCCAGTGAACCCCGAGCTGCAGGGGCGCGCCCTGCCCCCGAGCGAGCCGTACCTCGTCGGCCGCGAGAAGGTGCGCGAGTTCGCGCGGGCCGTGTTCGCGACGAACCCGATCCACCTCGACGTCGCCGCTGCGCAGGCCGCGGGCTACGCCGACGTGGTCGCGCCGACGACGTTCGCCGTCGTGCTGCAGGCGCTCGCGCTCGACGAACTGCTGGCCCAGCCCGACACCGGCATCGACTTCTCGCGCGTCGTGCACGGCGACCAGCGATTCACGTCCACCCGGCCGATCGTCGCGGGCGACGAGCTCACCGCACAGCTCACGGTCACGAGCGTGAAGACGCTCGGCGCCCACTCGATGGTGTCGGCCGCGACCGCGATCGCCGATGCGGCCGGCGAGCACGTCGTCACCGCGATCTCCACCCTCGTCGTGCGAGGAGACGACTGATGCCGACCCCGCAGATCCCCGACTTCGACGCCCTCGCCGTCGGCGACATCGTCGCCGAGGAGTCCTTCCCGCTGACCCGCGACTCGCTCGTGCGGTATGCGGGGGCGTCCGGCGACTTCAACCCCATCCACTACCGCGACGACATCGCGAAGGCCGTCGGCCTGCCGGGCGTGCTCGCGCACGGCATGCTCACCATGGGCTTCGCGGTGCAGCCGGTCGTCGACTGGGTAGGCGACCCGGGCCGGATCCGCGACTACCAGACCCGGTTCACCCGGCCGGTGGTCGTCGACCCCGAGGTCGGTGCGGTCGTGGCCGTCGTCGCGAAGGTCGGCCGGCTCGACGCCGACGTCCGCACTGCGCGCATCGACCTCACCGTGAAGGTCGGCGAGGAG from Agromyces larvae includes the following:
- a CDS encoding LuxR C-terminal-related transcriptional regulator; the protein is MPEPTPEPLRVVVVDDHSIFRSGLRADLDPTISVVGEASDVPSAVAVVAETRPDVVLLDVHLPGGTDATASGGAEVLHRVAAAVPDTRFLALSVSDSAEDVVGVIRAGARGYLTKGASADEVSRAVHAVAGGDAVFSPRLAGFVLDAFGAAVGEIAAADDELDRLSAREQEVMRLIARGYAYKEVAATLFISAKTVESHVSSVLRKLQLSSRHELTAWATARRLL
- a CDS encoding ATP-binding protein, giving the protein MTQAPPARRAPALVRRRACLVSGVAGGLADHLGWPVMLVRAVFVATALLGGAGALLYAWLWAFTPWADASGPDDPVRRRAPVAVLLTVGAVLAALVAIVLSQQPYSPWSVPGAPPWLAPVVLAVLLALAAAAWVGFIDRPDPERGRRTETIVRVVLTVALGALAVALLLGQALRWWPYIAVPAALGVLIGIGLVYAPGLVRVWRDLNDERVRRIRDEQRSAMAAHLHDSVLQTLALIQNRAGASSEAGRLARAQERELRSWLFEGEAPADSDLATDLRDYAAALELDYPVRIEVVAVGMSDERASGELAAAAREAMLNAARHAGGDVSVYLEGTPAAVDVYVRDRGPGFDAGAVPDDRLGVRESIIGRMRRAGGRAVVKPGAGGVGTEVHLRFETESTRA
- a CDS encoding FAS1-like dehydratase domain-containing protein, whose translation is MPVNPELQGRALPPSEPYLVGREKVREFARAVFATNPIHLDVAAAQAAGYADVVAPTTFAVVLQALALDELLAQPDTGIDFSRVVHGDQRFTSTRPIVAGDELTAQLTVTSVKTLGAHSMVSAATAIADAAGEHVVTAISTLVVRGDD
- a CDS encoding MaoC family dehydratase, with product MPTPQIPDFDALAVGDIVAEESFPLTRDSLVRYAGASGDFNPIHYRDDIAKAVGLPGVLAHGMLTMGFAVQPVVDWVGDPGRIRDYQTRFTRPVVVDPEVGAVVAVVAKVGRLDADVRTARIDLTVKVGEETVLGKAQVVVGLG